One stretch of Microvirga lotononidis DNA includes these proteins:
- a CDS encoding SLC13 family permease, which produces MTHQQMLSFAIVAGMMALFVWGRFRYDLVAVLSLLVAVLVGIVPPDKAFSGFSDDIVIIVASALLVSAAVAKSGILEAGLNRVGPYLRTTQIQVVVLVGVVTVLSAFVKNIGALAMMIPVAFQIARRTNTPPSSFLMPMAFGSLLGGIVTLVGTSPNIIVSRMRQELLGQPFGMFDFTPVGIGIALAGIVFLAFGYRLLPQGRKGAASLDAALDIKDYVTEARVTFESDVVGQTVADLHRLGNGEVKVAAIIRRETRSSSPLPDALLQENDVLMLAGEPDALESTVARAGLRLSREHRLPAIEEATDEIGVIEAIVGPNSVLSGLSAERIGLYERFGVNLIAVSRSGERFKERLRTISLRPGDVIVLQGNFKRLPDTLRDLGCLPLAEREIRLGSARRSLLPAAILAGTMILVAFNILPVAIAFFGAGVLLVLFGSLTLREAYETIEWPIIVMLGALIPVSESIRTTGGTDLIAGWLSSAASMLPPTGALVLIMVAAMAVTPFLNNAATVLVMAPIAASFATQLGFRPDAFLMAVAIGAACDFLTPIGHQCNTLVMGPGGYRFGDYWRLGLPLSILVVVVGVPLIMLVWPLQ; this is translated from the coding sequence ATGACCCACCAACAAATGCTCTCCTTCGCCATCGTCGCCGGGATGATGGCGCTCTTCGTTTGGGGCCGCTTCCGCTACGATCTCGTCGCTGTCCTGTCGCTGCTGGTGGCCGTGCTCGTCGGCATCGTGCCGCCCGACAAGGCTTTCTCGGGCTTCAGCGACGACATCGTCATCATCGTGGCGAGCGCGCTGCTGGTGAGCGCCGCGGTCGCGAAGTCCGGCATCCTCGAGGCCGGGCTCAACCGGGTCGGGCCTTATCTGCGCACCACGCAGATCCAGGTCGTCGTGCTGGTCGGCGTGGTGACGGTTCTCTCGGCCTTCGTGAAGAACATCGGCGCGCTGGCGATGATGATTCCCGTCGCGTTCCAGATCGCCCGGCGCACGAACACGCCACCATCGAGCTTCCTCATGCCGATGGCCTTCGGGTCACTTCTCGGCGGCATCGTCACCCTGGTCGGGACTTCGCCCAACATCATCGTCTCGCGGATGCGGCAGGAGCTTCTGGGCCAGCCCTTCGGCATGTTCGACTTCACGCCCGTCGGAATCGGCATCGCGCTCGCAGGAATTGTCTTCCTCGCCTTTGGTTACCGCCTGCTGCCCCAAGGCCGAAAGGGAGCCGCATCCCTCGATGCGGCGCTCGACATCAAGGATTACGTGACCGAGGCGCGGGTCACGTTCGAGTCGGACGTGGTCGGGCAGACGGTGGCCGATCTTCACAGGCTCGGCAACGGGGAGGTAAAGGTCGCGGCCATCATCCGCCGCGAGACCCGCAGCTCCTCACCACTTCCGGATGCCCTGCTCCAGGAGAACGACGTGCTGATGCTCGCGGGCGAACCGGATGCGCTCGAAAGCACCGTCGCGCGGGCCGGCCTGAGGCTGAGCCGCGAACACAGGCTGCCGGCCATCGAGGAGGCTACGGACGAAATCGGCGTTATCGAGGCCATCGTCGGGCCGAACTCCGTCCTGAGCGGCCTTTCGGCCGAGCGAATCGGCCTTTACGAGCGCTTCGGGGTCAATCTCATCGCGGTCAGCCGCAGCGGCGAACGGTTCAAGGAACGGCTTCGCACCATTTCGCTGCGTCCGGGCGACGTCATCGTGCTTCAGGGCAACTTCAAGCGGCTCCCCGACACCCTGCGCGATCTCGGCTGCCTTCCCTTGGCGGAACGGGAGATCCGGCTCGGAAGCGCGCGCCGGAGCCTCCTGCCGGCGGCGATCCTCGCCGGCACCATGATCCTGGTCGCCTTCAACATCCTGCCGGTCGCCATCGCGTTCTTCGGCGCGGGCGTGCTGCTCGTGCTGTTCGGGTCACTGACCTTGCGCGAGGCCTACGAGACGATCGAGTGGCCCATCATCGTCATGCTCGGGGCGCTGATCCCCGTCAGCGAATCGATCCGAACGACGGGCGGAACGGACCTGATCGCCGGCTGGCTCTCGTCGGCTGCCAGCATGCTGCCGCCGACCGGGGCGCTCGTGCTCATCATGGTGGCCGCCATGGCCGTGACGCCGTTCCTCAACAATGCCGCGACGGTGCTGGTGATGGCGCCGATCGCGGCGAGCTTCGCCACCCAGCTCGGCTTCAGACCAGATGCCTTCCTCATGGCGGTGGCCATCGGGGCGGCCTGCGATTTCCTCACGCCCATCGGGCACCAGTGCAACACGCTGGTGATGGGCCCGGGCGGGTACCGGTTCGGCGATTACTGGCGGCTGGGACTGCCACTTTCGATCCTGGTGGTGGTGGTCGGCGTGCCGCTCATCATGCTGGTCTGGCCGCTGCAATAA
- a CDS encoding CAP domain-containing protein, which yields MRALIISGLVALGLAGCAGDLALTPKDTVLASSTRDAAEAARLISAYRVSKGLSPVTVDSTLNKAAEHQARAVAAAGQLSHGSFASRMNDYGIIGYSAENLSAGSDSVDGAIGRWKASPGHNSNLLMPQARKIGLARADANNRYGRYWALVLGQ from the coding sequence ATGCGTGCTCTCATCATCTCGGGCCTGGTTGCCCTGGGGCTGGCCGGCTGCGCGGGCGATCTGGCTCTCACCCCGAAGGATACGGTCCTGGCAAGTTCCACGCGCGACGCTGCCGAGGCCGCCCGGCTGATCTCGGCCTATCGCGTGTCGAAGGGCCTGAGCCCGGTGACGGTGGACTCGACCCTGAACAAGGCCGCCGAGCATCAGGCCCGGGCGGTGGCGGCGGCAGGCCAGCTCAGCCATGGCAGCTTCGCCAGCCGCATGAACGATTACGGCATCATCGGCTATTCGGCCGAGAATCTCTCGGCCGGGTCCGACTCGGTGGACGGCGCCATCGGCCGCTGGAAGGCCTCGCCCGGCCACAACAGCAATCTCCTGATGCCCCAGGCCCGCAAGATCGGGCTCGCCCGCGCGGATGCGAACAACCGCTACGGCCGCTATTGGGCGCTCGTTCTCGGGCAGTAA
- a CDS encoding TIGR03862 family flavoprotein, with protein MSSKPSSPEAAIVGGGPAGLIAAEVLGRAGLSVTVYDRMPSVGRKLLMAGRGGLNLTHSEEFERFVARYADAQPRLRPLIEAFRPEDLRAWCEGLGQETFVGSSGRIFPKVFKASPLLRAWLARLENLGVRFALRHRWQGWDEDGDLIFIGPAGQTVRVKPDATILALGGASWPRLGSDGTWAGLLAEQGIAVSPLRPANMGFTHAWSEIMRSRFEGEPLKRIALTFEGRTVKGEAIVTADGIEGGAVYAFSAMLRDAIERSDHATLHLDLRPDLSEEALVKRLSAPRKGQSASTFLRKSAGLSPVGIALLREASPSLPSEPGALAGLIKAVPLTLTGTKSLDRAISSAGGVPFAELDDHLMLKRMPGVFVAGEMLDWEAPTGGYLLQATFATGLAAARGVLAALQIPDDALTLNPSSATRHS; from the coding sequence ATGTCCTCAAAGCCCTCCTCCCCTGAAGCCGCCATCGTCGGCGGCGGCCCCGCCGGGCTGATCGCCGCGGAGGTCCTCGGGCGCGCGGGCCTCTCGGTCACCGTGTACGACCGGATGCCGTCCGTCGGGCGCAAGCTCCTCATGGCGGGACGGGGCGGCCTGAACCTCACCCATTCGGAAGAGTTCGAGCGCTTCGTCGCCCGCTATGCCGACGCCCAGCCGCGATTGCGCCCTCTCATCGAGGCTTTCCGTCCCGAGGACCTGCGCGCCTGGTGCGAGGGCCTGGGCCAGGAGACCTTCGTGGGTTCCAGCGGCCGCATCTTCCCCAAGGTCTTCAAGGCCTCTCCCCTCCTGCGGGCTTGGCTGGCCCGGCTCGAAAATCTCGGTGTCCGCTTTGCGCTGCGCCATCGCTGGCAAGGCTGGGACGAGGACGGCGATCTGATCTTCATCGGCCCGGCCGGCCAGACCGTCCGCGTCAAGCCCGATGCCACCATCCTGGCGCTGGGCGGCGCGAGCTGGCCACGACTGGGCTCCGACGGAACCTGGGCGGGGCTTTTGGCCGAGCAGGGCATTGCGGTCTCGCCCCTGCGCCCCGCCAATATGGGCTTCACCCATGCCTGGTCGGAGATCATGCGCAGCCGCTTCGAGGGCGAGCCCCTGAAGCGAATCGCCCTGACCTTCGAGGGCAGGACCGTGAAGGGCGAGGCGATCGTGACGGCGGACGGAATCGAGGGCGGAGCGGTCTATGCCTTTTCGGCCATGCTCCGCGACGCCATCGAACGGTCGGACCACGCTACGCTGCATCTGGACCTGAGGCCCGACCTGTCCGAGGAGGCGCTCGTGAAGCGCCTGAGCGCCCCGCGGAAGGGCCAGTCCGCCTCCACGTTCCTGCGCAAGAGCGCCGGTCTCAGCCCCGTCGGGATCGCCCTGCTCCGGGAAGCGTCTCCTTCCCTTCCGTCCGAACCCGGTGCCCTCGCCGGCCTGATCAAGGCCGTGCCCCTGACGCTAACGGGCACGAAATCCCTCGACCGGGCCATCTCCAGCGCCGGCGGCGTGCCGTTCGCGGAACTGGACGACCACCTGATGCTCAAGCGGATGCCGGGCGTCTTCGTGGCCGGCGAGATGCTGGACTGGGAGGCGCCCACCGGCGGCTACCTGCTCCAGGCGACCTTCGCCACCGGCCTGGCGGCCGCAAGAGGCGTTCTGGCCGCCTTGCAGATTCCCGATGACGCATTGACCTTGAATCCGTCATCGGCCACACGGCATTCGTGA
- the recQ gene encoding DNA helicase RecQ, translating to MIDPAKILHDVFGFPSFREGQEEIVRAVLAGEDVLAVMPTGAGKSLCYQLPTLAREGLTIVVSPLIALMRDQVAALRHFGVEAGSLNSANDPDENRRVVDSVREGRMRLLYASPERLANTGTTEWLARAGVNMLAIDEAHCVSQWGHDFRPEYAMLGEVRQRLGNVQTIALTATADVATRGDIMHRLFEEEPRLFIHGFDRPNLRLAMQAKEHSRRQLFSFLDKHRHESGIVYCSSRDATERLADSLSQAGYRALPYHAGMPQGDRAKNQDIFLQEDGVVMVATVAFGMGIDKPDVRFVAHAALPKSIEAYYQEIGRAGRDGAPADTLTLYGLDDMRLRRLQIEQSDASDEQKRVERQRLNALVALCEAPRCRRQTLLAYFGESAEPCGNCDLCIDGVMSFDGTIEAQKLLSAIVRTGERFGTEHLISILVGEETDSIRRFGHDKLKTFGVGNDRSKTEWRSLLRQIYAAGLVGLELAEYGRWTLTDKGVAVLKGQERIELRSDVLMKPAERRRRRGRMEAESVVPSDDPLLLDLKGLRTRLAKEEGVPAYVIFSDRSLIDMAAKRPTTVRAFGEVHGVGQAKLDRYADAFLAVLKAHAEARSP from the coding sequence GTGATCGACCCCGCCAAGATTCTCCACGACGTTTTCGGCTTCCCCTCCTTCCGTGAAGGACAGGAGGAGATCGTGCGCGCTGTTCTGGCCGGCGAGGACGTTCTCGCCGTCATGCCGACCGGCGCGGGCAAGTCCCTGTGCTACCAGCTGCCGACGCTCGCCCGCGAAGGCCTGACCATCGTGGTCTCGCCTCTCATCGCCCTCATGCGCGACCAGGTGGCGGCGCTCCGCCATTTCGGCGTCGAAGCGGGAAGCCTCAACTCCGCCAACGACCCGGACGAAAACCGCCGCGTGGTGGATTCGGTCCGCGAGGGGCGCATGCGCCTCCTCTATGCCTCGCCGGAGCGGCTGGCCAATACCGGCACGACCGAATGGCTGGCGCGGGCCGGCGTGAACATGCTCGCCATCGACGAGGCTCATTGCGTCTCGCAATGGGGCCACGATTTCCGGCCGGAATACGCCATGCTGGGCGAGGTGCGCCAGCGGCTGGGCAATGTGCAGACTATCGCGCTCACCGCGACCGCCGACGTGGCAACGCGCGGCGACATCATGCACCGCCTGTTCGAGGAGGAGCCGCGCCTCTTCATCCACGGCTTCGACCGGCCGAACCTTCGCCTCGCCATGCAGGCCAAGGAGCATTCGCGGCGCCAGCTCTTCTCCTTCCTCGACAAGCACCGGCACGAGAGCGGCATCGTCTATTGCTCGTCCCGCGATGCCACTGAGCGGCTCGCCGATTCCTTGAGCCAGGCCGGCTACCGCGCCCTGCCCTATCACGCGGGCATGCCTCAGGGAGACCGCGCCAAGAACCAGGACATCTTCCTGCAGGAGGACGGGGTCGTGATGGTGGCGACCGTCGCCTTCGGCATGGGCATCGACAAGCCCGACGTGCGCTTCGTCGCCCATGCGGCCCTGCCGAAATCCATCGAGGCCTATTACCAGGAGATCGGCCGCGCGGGGCGCGACGGCGCACCCGCCGACACGCTCACTCTCTACGGCCTCGACGACATGCGCCTGCGCCGCCTGCAGATCGAGCAGAGCGATGCATCCGACGAGCAGAAGCGCGTGGAGCGCCAGCGCCTCAACGCGCTGGTGGCCCTGTGCGAGGCGCCGCGCTGCCGCCGCCAGACCCTGCTCGCCTATTTCGGCGAGAGCGCGGAACCATGCGGGAACTGCGACCTGTGCATCGACGGCGTCATGTCCTTCGACGGCACCATCGAGGCCCAGAAGCTCCTCTCCGCCATCGTGCGCACCGGCGAGCGTTTCGGTACCGAGCATCTCATCAGCATCCTCGTGGGCGAGGAGACGGATTCCATCCGGCGCTTCGGCCACGACAAGCTGAAGACCTTCGGGGTGGGTAACGACCGCTCCAAGACCGAATGGCGCTCGCTCCTGCGCCAGATCTACGCCGCCGGACTCGTCGGCCTGGAGCTGGCAGAGTACGGTCGCTGGACGCTCACCGACAAAGGCGTCGCCGTGCTCAAGGGCCAGGAGCGGATCGAGCTGCGCTCCGACGTGCTCATGAAGCCCGCTGAGCGCCGCCGCAGGCGCGGCCGGATGGAGGCGGAATCCGTCGTCCCGTCCGACGATCCCCTGCTCCTCGACCTGAAGGGCCTGCGCACGCGCCTCGCCAAGGAAGAGGGCGTGCCGGCCTACGTGATCTTCTCCGACCGCAGCCTCATCGACATGGCGGCCAAGCGCCCGACCACCGTGCGGGCCTTCGGCGAAGTCCACGGGGTGGGACAGGCCAAGCTCGATCGCTATGCGGATGCGTTTCTCGCCGTGCTGAAGGCACATGCCGAGGCACGGTCGCCTTAG
- a CDS encoding TetR/AcrR family transcriptional regulator, translated as MAAKPLRADARRNRGRLIEVAAKAFASSGVDASLEAIAREAGVGPGTLYRHFPTREVLIEAVYRREVEALVAAAEELARTRRPDEALAEWMQRFVGYMATKRGMRDSLRLLLESNSPLFAQTSGVVPLAFKSLMERAVQAGAIRPDANSADVLHALSSIYSASDGPDWQDRSRRLVSLIMDGLRYGASRTSD; from the coding sequence ATGGCCGCGAAACCATTGCGGGCGGATGCGCGTCGCAACCGCGGCCGGCTGATCGAGGTTGCGGCCAAGGCTTTTGCAAGCTCAGGCGTCGATGCCTCGCTGGAGGCGATTGCCCGCGAGGCCGGCGTTGGGCCGGGAACCCTTTATCGCCATTTCCCGACCCGCGAGGTGCTGATCGAGGCGGTGTATCGCCGGGAGGTGGAAGCGCTGGTTGCCGCGGCCGAAGAGTTGGCCCGCACCAGGAGGCCGGATGAGGCCCTGGCTGAATGGATGCAACGTTTCGTTGGGTACATGGCGACCAAGCGCGGGATGCGCGACAGCCTCCGGCTTCTCCTCGAGTCGAATTCGCCGCTCTTCGCGCAGACCTCAGGGGTCGTTCCCCTGGCGTTCAAGTCGCTGATGGAAAGAGCAGTTCAGGCCGGGGCGATCCGACCGGATGCGAACAGCGCCGACGTCCTGCATGCCCTCTCGAGCATTTACTCCGCGTCGGACGGGCCGGATTGGCAGGATCGCTCCAGAAGGCTCGTTAGCCTCATCATGGATGGGCTCCGTTATGGAGCATCGCGAACATCGGATTAG
- a CDS encoding (2Fe-2S)-binding protein: protein MVSVRPVKLHINGEEHALTLEPRVTLLDALREHLHLTGTKKGCDQGQCGACTVHVDGERVLACLTLAVQAEGCAITTIEGLTAPDGTPHPVQQAFMEEDAFQCGYCTPGQIMSAVACIREGHAGSDDEIREFMAGNLCRCGAYPNIVSAVRKAAEAAS from the coding sequence ATGGTGAGTGTCAGGCCCGTGAAACTGCACATCAACGGGGAAGAGCATGCCTTGACCCTGGAACCGCGCGTGACGTTGCTCGATGCCCTGCGGGAGCACCTTCACCTGACAGGCACCAAGAAGGGCTGCGATCAGGGCCAGTGCGGCGCATGCACGGTGCACGTGGACGGGGAGCGGGTTCTCGCCTGCCTGACGCTTGCGGTCCAGGCTGAGGGCTGCGCGATCACAACCATCGAGGGCCTGACAGCCCCGGATGGTACGCCACACCCGGTCCAGCAGGCCTTCATGGAAGAGGACGCCTTTCAATGCGGCTACTGCACCCCGGGGCAGATCATGTCGGCGGTTGCGTGCATTCGCGAGGGACATGCCGGCTCTGACGACGAGATCCGCGAGTTCATGGCGGGCAATCTCTGCCGATGCGGGGCCTATCCCAACATCGTATCGGCCGTGAGGAAGGCGGCGGAGGCAGCGTCATGA
- a CDS encoding FAD binding domain-containing protein, whose protein sequence is MRNFDYSRATSLEEAATLARRPGAMLLAGGTTLLDLAKCEVARPETVVDLTRLPGLNTITVGESGATIGALAPMSRVADDEGIRRHFPAIAESLLSAASAQLRNMATIGGNLLQRTRCPYFRDPAGFPACNKRAPGTGCSAIGGITRDHAVLGTSEHCIALYPGDLAVALTALGATVQTNMRAVPIEEFFLTPGETPERETVLEPGEIITAVAVPATPLAPNSTYLKVRDRQSYEFAAASAAVGIEIDPDGVTIRDIRIALGGVATKPWRAIAVEDALRGRILDEATIREASMAAIDGAQFHGGNAYKIELAPRVVARAILKAGGIQ, encoded by the coding sequence ATGAGGAATTTCGATTACTCCCGTGCAACCAGTCTCGAGGAGGCTGCAACGCTCGCGCGACGTCCCGGCGCGATGCTGCTGGCCGGTGGCACGACGCTTCTCGACCTAGCCAAATGCGAGGTCGCACGCCCGGAAACGGTCGTCGATCTGACACGCCTCCCAGGCCTGAACACGATCACCGTCGGCGAGAGCGGAGCAACCATCGGAGCACTCGCCCCCATGAGCCGCGTGGCGGATGACGAGGGCATCCGGCGGCACTTCCCTGCGATCGCGGAGTCGTTGCTCTCGGCGGCATCGGCGCAGCTCCGCAACATGGCGACCATCGGCGGTAATCTTCTTCAACGGACCCGCTGCCCCTACTTCCGTGATCCAGCCGGCTTTCCTGCCTGCAACAAGCGTGCCCCGGGCACCGGCTGCTCAGCGATCGGCGGGATCACCCGCGATCATGCGGTACTCGGCACCAGCGAACATTGCATCGCACTCTATCCTGGTGATCTTGCCGTTGCCCTGACGGCCTTGGGGGCGACCGTCCAGACCAATATGCGCGCCGTCCCGATCGAGGAGTTCTTCCTGACGCCTGGGGAGACGCCCGAGCGGGAGACCGTTCTGGAGCCCGGTGAGATCATCACGGCCGTTGCAGTCCCGGCGACGCCCCTTGCCCCGAACTCCACCTACCTGAAAGTCCGCGACCGCCAATCCTACGAGTTCGCGGCCGCGAGCGCTGCCGTTGGGATCGAGATCGATCCTGACGGCGTGACGATCCGCGACATCCGCATCGCGCTCGGAGGCGTCGCCACGAAGCCGTGGCGCGCGATCGCTGTCGAAGATGCCTTGCGTGGCCGCATCCTGGATGAAGCGACGATCCGCGAGGCGAGCATGGCTGCAATTGATGGCGCGCAATTCCATGGCGGCAATGCCTACAAGATCGAACTTGCACCCCGGGTCGTCGCTCGCGCGATCCTGAAGGCTGGAGGCATCCAATGA
- a CDS encoding xanthine dehydrogenase family protein molybdopterin-binding subunit yields MIGVETRMKHGDASDRSPSSGPLGREIVRADGPSKVQGAATYALEHRLEGLLHCVIIQSTVGAGQIVAIDRSAAEASPGVRLVLDAGNSLTLRSQPDFFGNKPPGDDYTPFATEIRHNGEIVAAVVADTLEQAQAAAQLVRVEVKPQPVIATHDDPRSGYGNPVPLDKDWGNPDDALADAPVVVEATYETPREYNVPIEPHGLIAHWEADDRLTIYEPSQWVDGMAKHYATWFELPFENVRVVSPFVGGGFGSKGQALPHSAAAAIAARMLRRPVKLAVSRPQTFTAYGGRPATRQTLKLGATRDGQLLAIDHDGSNETAANATFIETLGVVTSMMYAVPNFRSRQRIVPVNTVTPGAFRAPGKNPSAFALECAMDELAVELGLDPVELRLRNEPDVDPETGKPWSSRRLREAYAVGGEAFGWARRDPAPRSMREGRQLIGWGMACGTHPVYSSPGEAMVRILADGSVEVLSSAIDMGTGTYTILAQTAADALGVPVEQVTTKLGDSRLPRAPVAGGSQLANLMTAAVHTTALAAREELIALGLTDPNSPLRDRANTLIVAGGRIAPPSGDGISIAELMAATGRDVLEVTRDTLPKKERSNDERLKFFTTMAGMERGTGIPKSRHSFCAHFVEVRVDEDFGTIRVSRVVSALDAGRLYNPKLADSQFKGGIVMGIGMALLEEGITDPRNGRILSSNLADYRIATNADIPHIETISVGIPDYDATPLGGKAVGELAIVGVAPAIANAVFHATGKRIRRLPITLESLI; encoded by the coding sequence ATGATCGGTGTCGAAACCCGGATGAAACATGGCGACGCCTCGGACAGGTCTCCGTCCAGCGGCCCGCTTGGCCGTGAGATCGTCCGAGCGGACGGGCCTTCGAAGGTTCAGGGCGCTGCGACCTATGCGCTGGAGCATCGGCTGGAGGGCCTTCTTCATTGCGTGATCATCCAGTCCACGGTCGGTGCAGGGCAGATCGTCGCGATTGACAGGAGTGCCGCGGAGGCAAGTCCAGGCGTACGCCTTGTGCTCGATGCCGGCAACAGCCTGACGCTCCGGTCGCAACCCGACTTCTTCGGCAACAAGCCGCCAGGCGACGACTACACCCCATTCGCGACCGAGATCCGCCACAACGGCGAGATTGTCGCGGCCGTCGTGGCGGACACGCTGGAACAGGCTCAGGCGGCGGCGCAGTTGGTGCGCGTCGAAGTCAAACCGCAGCCAGTCATTGCCACACACGACGATCCGCGCTCGGGTTACGGCAACCCGGTCCCTCTCGACAAGGATTGGGGCAACCCGGACGATGCGCTCGCGGATGCGCCCGTGGTGGTCGAGGCGACATACGAGACACCTCGGGAATACAATGTCCCGATCGAGCCGCACGGTTTGATTGCTCATTGGGAGGCCGACGATCGCCTCACCATCTATGAGCCGAGCCAGTGGGTCGACGGGATGGCCAAGCATTATGCGACATGGTTCGAACTGCCGTTCGAGAACGTGCGCGTCGTCTCGCCGTTCGTCGGCGGCGGGTTCGGTTCCAAGGGCCAAGCGCTGCCCCATTCAGCCGCGGCCGCCATCGCGGCCCGGATGTTGCGCCGACCGGTGAAACTCGCCGTATCACGGCCGCAGACCTTCACGGCTTATGGCGGCCGGCCGGCCACCCGCCAGACCCTGAAGCTCGGCGCCACACGGGACGGTCAGCTTCTCGCAATCGATCACGACGGCTCGAACGAAACCGCCGCGAACGCCACGTTCATCGAGACGCTCGGCGTCGTCACGTCCATGATGTATGCCGTTCCGAACTTCCGCTCGCGCCAGCGGATCGTACCCGTGAACACGGTGACGCCGGGTGCCTTTCGCGCGCCGGGCAAGAACCCGAGTGCTTTCGCGCTCGAATGCGCGATGGACGAGCTGGCCGTCGAACTCGGTCTCGATCCCGTGGAGTTGCGTCTGCGCAACGAGCCGGACGTCGATCCGGAAACCGGCAAACCATGGTCGTCGCGGCGCCTTCGGGAGGCCTACGCGGTGGGAGGAGAGGCGTTCGGTTGGGCGCGTCGTGATCCTGCGCCGCGGTCGATGCGGGAGGGGCGTCAGCTGATCGGCTGGGGCATGGCATGCGGGACTCATCCGGTCTATTCGAGCCCCGGTGAGGCGATGGTGAGAATCCTCGCCGATGGCTCGGTCGAGGTGCTGTCGAGTGCCATCGACATGGGAACGGGCACGTACACGATCCTCGCACAGACGGCCGCCGATGCGCTCGGCGTGCCGGTCGAACAGGTGACGACGAAGCTGGGAGACTCGCGCCTGCCCCGCGCACCAGTCGCCGGTGGATCTCAGCTTGCCAATCTGATGACCGCAGCCGTGCACACAACGGCGCTTGCCGCGCGCGAGGAGCTGATCGCGCTCGGCCTCACGGACCCCAACTCGCCCCTGCGCGATCGGGCCAACACACTGATCGTCGCGGGTGGGAGAATCGCGCCGCCGAGCGGCGATGGGATCAGCATTGCCGAGCTGATGGCGGCAACCGGGCGAGACGTCCTTGAAGTGACCCGCGACACGTTGCCGAAGAAGGAGCGGTCGAACGACGAACGGCTGAAGTTCTTCACCACCATGGCCGGAATGGAGAGAGGAACAGGCATCCCCAAATCCCGTCACTCGTTCTGCGCCCACTTCGTAGAGGTCAGGGTGGACGAGGATTTCGGCACGATCCGTGTATCGCGCGTCGTCTCCGCGCTCGATGCCGGGCGGCTCTACAATCCGAAACTCGCCGACAGCCAGTTCAAGGGCGGCATCGTGATGGGAATCGGCATGGCCCTCCTCGAGGAAGGCATCACCGACCCGCGCAACGGACGCATCCTGAGCTCGAACCTCGCCGATTATCGGATCGCGACGAATGCCGACATCCCGCACATCGAGACCATCTCGGTGGGAATTCCCGATTACGACGCAACTCCTCTGGGTGGAAAGGCGGTGGGCGAGCTCGCGATTGTCGGTGTCGCGCCGGCGATTGCAAACGCCGTGTTCCACGCGACCGGCAAACGCATCCGGCGCCTCCCCATCACTCTGGAGAGCCTGATATGA